GGTTTTGAGTACGATATTGTGTTTGATATTATGTGAACCGTAAAAACATAGTCATTCATGGCTTCTATGATTGATTGCTTGAGATTTTGGATTTGATGACGCTATCATATGAATATTCCCTTATACTTGACCGAGGTCGGTGTGCCtactcgagcattgatttgatagagattcgattgattctgatacatgctcagtggatgggtattTGATCTGATATCTCCACGACttgcatgcattgcatatcatatgtCGTTGTGTAGATACATGTTGTATTTATTATGATTGTTCCATACAGAGCGTTTGCTCACCCTCAAGGGtgttgttgttgtctttgtgtgtgaATAATGGAAGGTACTCCAAGTTATTAGGAAACAatagatggtacttctggagggagtcacattTGGGTTGATATTGAGTAGCCTATCtcagtgtatatatatatgtatctatataccgggacaTGTTGCGGGGATCTGCGTTGTTTTTATGCATTAGATTTTAGCCACTTGTAGACTTATCTTATGCTGTGATGTGTTTAGGCGAGACTTTATTATATACcatttttagtattataatcATATGTGTCACATTTTGGGCTcataataaagaaaaattttatttgttttgcgttgtaattaattaactctaatcAAACTGCATCATAATAGCGATTAGAAATTAATGACTCTACATGATCTATACGAGAGATTCAGTTTCTTATCGTGGATGTCATTCAGGAGATTGATGATGGTAGTTAATTCCAGTAGATCATAGGGATTTAGAAGAGGGACCAACTCCACTAATCATGAATTGATTTGACATCCAGTGTTCTTAAACGCAAAGGTAAATCAAATCTAAAACGACTAAGTTAATATGGGAcgaaacttttaaatttttttgaatatatcATGATTATTAATTGGTAAAATTGTaacaaaaacaagaataaatgtTTGGTTGAATTTTCTATTCAAAAGTAAAAGATTACCTAGTTTTATATAAGGGTAATATTATATGtacaatcaaatttataaaacaattcttacaaCAAAAAAAGTTCATTACAAAAATTCTATTTATCAAAATCTATCTATAgattcaatacaaaatatcatgaAATAATAGCAAAATTTCACGATATAATAgcaaaattttatgatataattgttgtaaatatggTCGTACGATAAATTCGTATTAACTATAATATTATTCATTATTTAATTCTAAATTGGAAGCTTATGGAGTCGTAGGTGGATTATTCCATATTAACATTCCACGTCTCGTCTTATATATCACGAGTGGTTCACATACCAATCCATGTTATTCGATATTGAATTCTTAATTATCTTCACGTTAATTTTCTTGCTTCTATCAATTTTTGTAAGAAACCAACTTTTTCCTAAAATATGCTACTACAAATTTATGTATTTAGaagattgtttttttattacatgaaaaaattttaaacaaaatttaactAAGAATGAAATAAAATCGACTCACTGTATGTATATGAACTTTGACACTGAAATGTAATGGCTTCTAGATTCAAAATCTTGGGAAAATACTAAGGAGCAGTGGCAACGAACGCAAAATTCATAGAATAACAAACAAGATAACAATGGTATTGGCACAAGTATCTATATGTGCCGGAAAATCTCAAAATTCGGCGGCGGAATAAGCACACGAGAGTGTCAGGAGAAGGATTCCTACAAAGCTGAATGCTTCTCTGGTGTTGCTTCCTCCATTGGAAGAGCCATCCGTTCTAGGAACTGTTTTAGACCCGGTCTCTGTATAAACAAAACAGTCCCGAATAAATATTAAGCGGGTCGACtcggagaagaagatgaaaTACTTGATGTTAGTTAGTTACCTAATGGAATATCTGGCTCCTCCGGTGAGGTTGGGCTCTGGGGGATTTCGTTGGCAGGAGACTCGGAGGAAGGTGGACTTGTCGGGGTTGATGCAGAACTGGGCCCGTTATTAGAAGCTGTTTCATGATAACGAAAATTCAAAATCCAGTTTGTTAGTTTTGATTAACAGTGTGAGTAAATGTAAAATATGCGTGTTTATCTTACCATCACACTGGCTCACCGGAGGCGTTTGCACGTTGCAAGCTCCGGGTAATTGAAGTGCCAGAGTTTGATTTACGACAATGCCTAGATATGAGTTGGATCCGCCTTTCAGGAGTGTGCAAAGACACCATGGTTGCGATTGCACGACGTCCTTAAGCTGGGAACAGCATGACCGTGATGGGGTCGATGAATTTCCACTCACGTAGTTGAGGCATGGGGAAAGTCCCACGAGTGCATTCATGCAGCCTGATTGTGCTGTGGCTCTGTCATAAAACATGAGTATGACTAGCACAACTAGGCTTATGTGACATGATTTCAAAGCCATTTTTCTAGTAATTAGCGATGTTTGTGAAATGGGATCTTGGAAGACCTGAATTTTGAAGATGGAGGAGTTGCTGTATTCGGGTTTAAATAAGACTTTTCTTGGGGAAAAGACAATATCCATTGATAGTTTCAGTTTTGTTGGCCTACTTTGAATCTAATTGTTGCCGGGAAAATTTTTGCTCAACAATGTAGGAAATACAAGCAATCTGTGGCCACCTAACATGAACATGCTTACCTCTTCAAACAAAATGTTAGTTAAAGTAGTTGAGCTCCATAACAACATTTCAAATCCACCCATTTCCCCTCCAAATCGAATAAAACGATCAAATACATAGGCATGTATAAATATATCCATCCATATCTCGAGTCCCCAACTTCAAGATAATAAGTTTCCACGCtccattttcttgaattttctccCAGAAACACGGATGGCTCACTCATACGCGCAATCACTGCTTGCAACTCTGCTAATATGTATGTTTTTTGAGGCGAATGCACAGATCAGCACGCCATGTACCAGTTCAATGATCAATAGCTTCACCCCCTGCTTAAACTACGTCACCAGAAGTAGCGCCTCGGGTTCTTCCCCTACCCAAGGTTGCTGCAATGCCTTGGAATCTCTTGTATCTGACAGCATGGATTGTGCCTGCCTTATAATAACAGGAAACGTCCCTGTCTCGGTACCGTTTGTGAACAGAAGCTTGGCAATTTCACTCCCTCGAGTATGCAAAACTTCTGTTCCAGTGAAGTGCAAAGGTGAATAAATAAATCTCCATATTGAACAATTCTTAATGAAATTTTGGTCTTGGATTGCTAAAGATTGAGCACTTTCTTACATTTTTTGCAGCCTCCGGTGATCCCTTACCGGCTCCAGGTATACTCACAAATGAGAAAAACTATTGAATTTTACGCTTAGTGTGATCTAAGAAACGTTGTCGGCTAAAAATAGATTACTCGCAGGTCCTGTTTTATTCGGGCCCAGTGcagctccctctggggcttcTACTCATGGTAATAGGCCTATATCTATTCTATCTATTATGAATCTGTCTTACGTAAAAAAAATGGGCACCTGAAACAATGGATTCATTTCTTGGTTTCAGCTTCTAAGGCGGCAGCAGCGGATGCGCCACCGCCAGCAGACACATTGGATATCTCGCCGGCATCTCCTCCTGAATTTTCATTAGCTCCAAATGCGAATCCGGGTATTAGACCCGTGGTCGACCCGAAATCGGATTCGAATTTATCCACTGCTTCACTGCCTTATCTTGTTTTGATTTTTATAGGAATTGTTGTTTTCAAGTTCTGATAAAATCTTGAGTGTGTTGGAATGCAAGTCTTATTTCTTTCCCAGGCACGTTCGAAACTATTTTCTTGATCCATGAAACTTGACATATTGTTCCCAGATCATATCAGTGGTCTAGTCTTTTCCtttcattttacaaaatttcattatattacAGAATTAATCAGATTAACAACTATTTTTCGTGTGTAATTAAATTAGTCTAGATAGAAATTGGTAACtgatttttttacacaaaaaactCGCATTAAGTGTGAAAATAAACCAACTGATAGATTGAATACTTAATGAATCATCGAAATAatgaacacaaagattttatggatgttcggggACTTCAAATGTTtctacatcaccccttctattacaaggactttgattaattacagatactgtaataacccacttcagtttggacttaaacactgtcaaactgaaactcttagttccTTTTACAATTTATTAGTATATAACTGATTTCTTTCTTAGCACAATTGATCTTAGAAGATCAAATACAACAGTGTAAGGTGCTAGTACTTTAGCTTCGATGAAACGACCCTTAATTTTTAACTTTGAaattctactaattttttttgtatctcTTAATTCGAAAATCACCATTtataaataacttaacatttccataaatcaaaataatttaacaatttaaatctcaagtgcataaaattcCTAAAATCGTCACTTACCAAAATTCGACTTctacctttaacatgatcaaaattTAACTTCAAAGTCAAgcataaaatctctaataaaattcttaacaaCGTTCCTTCAAACTTTGCCTATCAATCTAGGATTCAAACCTAGTTAGTCTACTCGAAAAATAAATATCCCTCGAGAGTTTACTACTGTACTCGATCCACttaagcgtcagcgcctccctcaatatcatcacctgcagcattcaaacctagtgagtctaatgactcagcacgtcctaaacatgagtaacaagtaatacatatataagcacatgcattaaaatcatacttttatttaaaataattgtaagcataaataaatcataaatcgtaaaatcataaaatcgtaaagtTTTGCATCATTTTTCGTTTTGGGCGAAGTTTGATACTTGAAAATGACTAGCattttatcctctggtcgactgatcgGTCTTAGCTCACTATTGCGCATGTTAACAGGCACTAGGCACCACcgtgaaatatgaaaatataatcGTCGggttccctctagggccttgtCCCGTAAACAGGCTCCTTCTAgtgccttttccctcacgacattcccataaaattgtaagttcatcGTTTCTTCTTAAAACGGATCTCCCACATATCATCTATCTTTTtctcacagtcaattcacatccctcaaaatatttttcctttttaaagcataaaatatcatgactttacaaaaatagcattttaacagtaaaaattgtacaactttaccataaatcataaaattccatatttcCATCAAACTCatcattttatatcatttatcaTGCGTTATGACCCTTCGGTACGCTGCCAAGCCTTTTCGTACTATCCAGGTGTAAAATAATCGTTTTgttcctagacgtaaaaattctcgattttgacttttttttacttttattgactATAGACTCTAGAcaatctcaaataattatttaagcttaaatttaatttttaatatttttatttgacataaattcaaggatttcgatttaattctttaattactaATTCATGAAGCGTTTTattctcgaattaattcaaactttaatattttctttccaaattttaaacatagactttttatacccaaaataccctcgtgaaccatgactcgactcCCGTGGGCCATGGTTTGACAAGTTTCCCATTAAACTCGAAAATCCAAACCCTAGCTCGCCCCCATCGAGCCACGACCCAAATCcatcgagccaccaccgagccatctAGGACCAAACCTAACCTTGACCCTCTTGGACTCTCCCTGGACCATGCCAGAGCCCTCAGCCCACGCGAGAAGTCCCTGCGCACGAACCACAAGTTACGACACCCTCTTCTATCTTCACTAGGACTCTAGCTCTCACTAGGACTCTTTTACTCCAGAAACCACCGACTCCATCGAACCCTAGCCAACCCTAGATCCTCCtctagaccctactggaccacCCCAGCCATCCCCAACCGAGCCACACCCTTTTTCCGAAGATAGCAGCCGCGATCATGCATGGAGGAGTCCTTGTACAAGTTGAATCTTCTCCTTAGCTGTTGCCACGTCCAGCCCCTCACGGTCTCTTCTAGTCTCTCTACCAAGCCACGCATCAGCCCTGATCCAAGCCCCATGCGTTGCCTCCCTTTACACGAGCCCTAGCACCCATGGAAAACCACTCGAACCCTAGCATCATCTAGCTAACCACGTGCAGCCCTCTTGCTTACCATCCGGCCCTCATTTTCCCCTTAAATCGTCCATCCTATGTTGGCAACGTACTCGTTGGAAATCATAACATGTTCATATGCACGTTAAAATCTTCAAAACTTTGGAAATAATTGTCAAACGATAAGCAATTCGaactccaatatttttcatgcaaaactacataaaacatgcatataattgtTTCAATGATCAAAGGGTATAGAAAACGTGTCTTTGCATTTAAAACACTCGAATATACAATCGTCGGCGAGGGGCACAAAAATggacgaacgggcgacgaagaacCCTAGATTTTCCTCcttgaaaatttcgaattttagtgtgtgttgtgtgtgctgGAGTCGGCTGAACTGTGTGAAAAAGCCCtagctttttatttttatagatttaatttgcatgataatggGCTTGGGTTTTGGGCTTTCATGTTTAGGAGCAATTGAGTCTATTCATCCTAAGTAAATTAGGCCGAGTAATACCTatttatttggaaaataaaagtttataaaaaattagttttaaaaaataatgcatttgatattttaaaagtccctcgtttgcccaaaaccggcttcccgggtAAAATCGTACTCatctcataaaataatttgaaatctatcatttttagaaaaatttaatcatttttaatcatattaataagccttgaa
This genomic interval from Primulina huaijiensis isolate GDHJ02 chromosome 14, ASM1229523v2, whole genome shotgun sequence contains the following:
- the LOC140956552 gene encoding non-specific lipid transfer protein GPI-anchored 16-like — encoded protein: MAHSYAQSLLATLLICMFFEANAQISTPCTSSMINSFTPCLNYVTRSSASGSSPTQGCCNALESLVSDSMDCACLIITGNVPVSVPFVNRSLAISLPRVCKTSVPVKCKASGDPLPAPGPVLFGPSAAPSGASTHASKAAAADAPPPADTLDISPASPPEFSLAPNANPGIRPVVDPKSDSNLSTASLPYLVLIFIGIVVFKF
- the LOC140956551 gene encoding non-specific lipid transfer protein GPI-anchored 10-like; amino-acid sequence: MDIVFSPRKVLFKPEYSNSSIFKIQVFQDPISQTSLITRKMALKSCHISLVVLVILMFYDRATAQSGCMNALVGLSPCLNYVSGNSSTPSRSCCSQLKDVVQSQPWCLCTLLKGGSNSYLGIVVNQTLALQLPGACNVQTPPVSQCDASNNGPSSASTPTSPPSSESPANEIPQSPTSPEEPDIPLETGSKTVPRTDGSSNGGSNTREAFSFVGILLLTLSCAYSAAEF